Below is a window of Mucilaginibacter sp. PAMC 26640 DNA.
ATCTGCTCTGCAGTAGGATTGGTAAGCGAGGGGCGCGCTAAATCAGATGAAGAAATTAAGGAATCAATGAGCGGTAACATATGTCGCTGCGGTGCTTACCGCAACATTGTTTCTGCTATAAAAGAAGTTCAAAACACCCACGCATAACATGGAACCATTTAAATTTTTAAAGGTACAGGATAGCCTGGCTGCATTAAATAATACCTCGGCTCCGAATACAAAGTTTATTGCCGGGGGCACCAATCTCATCGATCTGATGAAACTCAATATCGAAACACCAAAACAGGTGGTAGATATTAACCGGCTAAAATTAAATACGGTAGAAAAGCTACCTAATGGCGGCGTGAGGATTGGCGCGTTGGTAAAAAACAGCGATCTTGCTTATCATCCGCTTATTAAAGATAATTATAAGGTTTTATCTGAGGCTTTACTTTCAGGCGCATCCGCACAACTTCGCAATATGGCCAGTGTGGGCGGTAATCTTTTGCAGCGTACGCGCTGTCCTTATTTTTACAATACAGAGTTTCCGTGTAACAAACGCATTCCGGGTTCGGGATGTCCGGCTATAAACGGTCATAACCGCAATAACGCTATTTTAGGTACAAGCGAAGCCTGCATTGCAGCTCATCCATCTGATATGTGTGTGGCTATGGCCGCATTAGGAGCTATCATTAACGTGCAGGGATCAAAAGGTAACCGGGCGATACCCTTTGCAGATTTTCATCTGCTGCCTGGTAAAACGCCAAATTTAGAAACAACACTGCACCATGGCGAACTGATTACATCAGTTGATCTTCCGGCAATAAATTATGGCGCTAAGTCGCATTACTTAAAGGTAAGGGATCGTGCTTCATACGAGTTCGCACTTACATCGGCTGCCGTAATTTTAAACATACAGGCTGGCAAAATTGTAAAGGCACATGTAGCGCTGGGTGGCGTAGGTACCAAACCATGGCGCTCTGATGCAGCAGAAAGAGTCTTAATTGGTGCGTCTGCAAATCAAAAAACTTATACTGCAGCCGCAGAGGCAGCTTTAAGCCAGGCAAAAGGCTACAAGTACAACAACTTTAAAATTGAATTGGCAAAACGCACCTTGATGCGTGCCTTAACCACAGTAGGAGGTATAGCATGAGCTTAACAGTTGGACAACCGATAGACCGTGTAGAGGGAAGATTAAAAGTTACCGGTGCTGCCACTTACAGTGCAGAATATTATCCGCAAGGTTTACTGCATGGTGTATTGGTACTTAGTACGATTACAAAAGGCCGCATAAAAAATATTAATACATCAATTGCTGAACGTGCTCCCGGGGTTGTTAAAGTAATGACTTACCAGAATGCACCGCAATTACATTTCCCGCAGAGTGCTGACCCAGGTGGAGGTAAGTTTGCAGAGAAAGATTTAATGCCCTTGCAAAGTGACCGTATTTTTTACGGAGGGCAGGTGGTAGCGGTAGTGATAGCCACAACTTTTGAACAGGCAGAACAGGCCGGCAAATTGCTGATTATTGATTATGAAAAAAGTGCGCCCGACTTTGACATTCTGCAAAATTTAGAAAAAGCATATCAACCCGAGAAAGGTTTGGGCGGGGCTCCGGTGCAAATCAGTCGTGGAAATGTTGACGGCGCGCTCAGCAGCGCACCA
It encodes the following:
- a CDS encoding FAD-binding molybdopterin dehydrogenase; this translates as MEPFKFLKVQDSLAALNNTSAPNTKFIAGGTNLIDLMKLNIETPKQVVDINRLKLNTVEKLPNGGVRIGALVKNSDLAYHPLIKDNYKVLSEALLSGASAQLRNMASVGGNLLQRTRCPYFYNTEFPCNKRIPGSGCPAINGHNRNNAILGTSEACIAAHPSDMCVAMAALGAIINVQGSKGNRAIPFADFHLLPGKTPNLETTLHHGELITSVDLPAINYGAKSHYLKVRDRASYEFALTSAAVILNIQAGKIVKAHVALGGVGTKPWRSDAAERVLIGASANQKTYTAAAEAALSQAKGYKYNNFKIELAKRTLMRALTTVGGIA